Proteins from a single region of Geothrix sp. PMB-07:
- a CDS encoding GDSL-type esterase/lipase family protein, translating to MRWGLWALLATLGLLPLSAQVFPSEPTPELQGQARARLEAWRASRLASLCNDWGELNRYRSENRLLPPPKAGEARVVFLGDSITEAWPLQKSFPGRPFVNRGISGQTTAQLLLRFRPDVIDLKPQVVFILAGTNDIAGNTGPVTEAEILGNLASMGELAQAHGVRPVFCSVLPVHRATPTSLDFWATRPMSRIRALNQGLQQLCKSKGYTYLDAFTPMLDEAGQLRPDLADDGLHPNEAGYRQLGTLVTAALRGLLGGG from the coding sequence ATGCGATGGGGTTTGTGGGCCTTGTTGGCGACGCTGGGCTTGCTGCCGCTGTCGGCCCAGGTCTTCCCTTCTGAACCTACCCCCGAGCTGCAGGGGCAGGCCCGGGCTCGCCTGGAAGCCTGGCGTGCCAGCCGATTGGCGAGCCTGTGCAATGACTGGGGGGAGCTGAATCGCTACCGCTCGGAAAACCGGTTGCTGCCACCCCCGAAGGCCGGGGAGGCACGGGTGGTGTTCCTGGGGGATTCCATCACCGAGGCCTGGCCGCTCCAGAAATCCTTTCCGGGCCGTCCCTTCGTGAACCGGGGCATCAGCGGCCAGACCACGGCCCAGCTTCTGCTGCGGTTCCGGCCGGATGTCATTGATCTGAAACCCCAGGTCGTCTTCATCCTCGCCGGTACCAACGACATCGCAGGAAATACCGGTCCGGTGACCGAGGCGGAGATTCTCGGCAACCTGGCCTCCATGGGTGAGCTGGCCCAGGCCCACGGGGTTCGGCCCGTCTTCTGTTCGGTGCTACCCGTGCACCGCGCCACACCTACCAGCCTCGATTTCTGGGCCACCCGGCCCATGTCCCGCATCCGTGCCCTCAACCAGGGCCTGCAGCAGTTGTGCAAGTCCAAGGGGTATACCTACCTTGACGCCTTCACCCCGATGCTCGATGAGGCGGGCCAGCTGAGGCCCGACCTCGCAGACGACGGCTTGCACCCCAACGAGGCCGGCTACCGGCAGCTGGGGACCCTCGTCACGGCCGCGCTCCGGGGCCTCCTGGGCGGGGGTTGA